From a region of the Zonotrichia albicollis isolate bZonAlb1 chromosome 5, bZonAlb1.hap1, whole genome shotgun sequence genome:
- the PCDH7 gene encoding protocadherin-7 isoform X7, protein MRKMRTLLRFVHCCCCCFLLLLPPPLRVSLAAAKQLLKYRLAEEGPADIRIGNVAADLGIVTGSGEVTFSLESGSDYLKIDNMTGELSTTERRIDREKLPQCQMIFDENECFLDFEVSVIGPSQSWVDLFEGRVIILDINDNTPTFPSPVLTLTVEENRPVGTLYLLPTATDRDFGRNGIERYELLQEPGGDGGRRGGGGGGGGGGSAAAAPESAPFAGGSKRRQEAEAAARSSVFELQVADTLDGEKQPQLIVKGALDREQRDSYELSLRVRDGGDPARSSQAILRVLITDVNDNSPRFEKSVYEADLAENSSPGTPILQLRATDLDVGVNGQIEYVFGAATESVRRLLRLDETSGWLSVLHRIDREEVNQLRFTVMARDRGQPPKTDKATVVLNIRDENDNVPTIDIRKIGRIPLRDGVASVAEDVLVDTPIALVQVSDRDQGENGVVTCTVVGDVPFQLKPASEGEGEPQNKRKYFLHTSAPLDYEAVRDYNVVIVAVDSGSPSLSSNNSLLVRVGDTNDNPPMFSQAVLEVSFPENNLPGERVATVVATDADSGKNAEITYSLEASPLSSEAPGSIFSIDPDSGDVSVQAVLDREQRDTYEFQVTARDKGVPSLQGSTTVVVRVSDRNDNEPRFMQDVFTFYVKENLQPNSPVGMVTVMDFDKGRNAELSLSIQPGDHEQAAGIFSIENDTGTIFSTVSFDREQQTSYTFKVKAVDGGEPPRSATATVSLFVMDENDNAPTVTFPSNSSYTVLPPSSNMRTVVATVVATDADTGLNADLNYSIVGGNPFKLFEIDPASGVVSLVGKLAPKHYGLHRLVVQVNDSGQPPQSTTALLHVFVNESLSNATVVESQVARSLHTPLAQDIAGDPSYELSKQRLSIVIGVVAGIMTVILLILVVVMARYCRSKGKHGYEAGKKDHEDFFTPQQHDKAKKPKKDKKGKKGKQPLYSSIVTVEASKPNGQRYDSVNEKLSDSPGMGRYRSVNGGPGSPDLARHYKSSSPLPTVQLHPQSPTAGKKHQAVQDLPPANTFVGAGDNISIGSDHCSEYSCQASSKYSKQIHGLYQM, encoded by the coding sequence atgaggaagatGCGGACCCTCCTTCGCTTTgtgcattgctgctgctgctgcttcttgctcCTCCTGCCTCCGCCGCTCCGGGTCAGCCTCGCAGCGGCTAAGCAGCTCCTGAAGTACCGGCTGGCCGAGGAGGGACCCGCCGACATCCGCATCGGCAACGTGGCTGCCGACCTGGGCATCGTGACGGGCTCCGGAGAGGTGACATTCAGCCTGGAGTCGGGCTCCGACTATCTCAAGATCGATAACATGACCGGGGAGCTGAGCACCACAGAGCGGCGCATCGACCGCGAAAAGCTGCCGCAGTGCCAGATGATCTTCGACGAGAACGAGTGCTTCTTGGACTTCGAGGTGTCGGTCATCGGCCCCTCGCAGAGCTGGGTGGACCTGTTCGAGGGCCGGGTCATCATCCTGGACATCAACGACAACACCCCCACCTTCCCTTCCCCCGTTCTCACGCTCACCGTGGAGGAGAACCGGCCCGTGGGGACGCTCTACCTGCTCCCCACCGCCACCGACAGGGACTTCGGCCGCAACGGCATCGAGCGCTacgagctgctgcaggagcccgGCGGGGACGGCGgccggcgcggcggcggcggcggcggcggcgggggcggctcGGCCGCGGCGGCCCCCGAGAGCGCCCCCTTCGCCGGCGGCAGCAAGCGGCGGCAGGAGGCGGAGGCGGCGGCCCGCAGCAGCGTCTTCGAGCTGCAGGTGGCCGACACCCTGGACGGGGAGAAGCAGCCGCAGCTGATCGTCAAGGGGGCGCTGGACCGGGAGCAGCGCGACTCCTACGAGCTCAGCCTCCGCGTGCGGGACGGCGGCGACCCGGCGCGGTCCTCGCAGGCCATCCTGAGGGTGCTCATCACCGACGTGAACGACAACAGCCCCCGCTTCGAGAAGAGCGTCTACGAGGCGGACCTGGCGGAGAACAGCAGCCCCGGGACCCCCATCCTGCAGCTGCGAGCTACCGACCTGGACGTGGGGGTGAACGGGCAGATCGAGTATGTCTTCGGGGCGGCCACCGAGTCCGTCAGGCGCCTGCTGCGGCTGGACGAGACCTCGGGCTGGCTCAGCGTCTTGCACCGCATCGACCGGGAGGAGGTGAACCAGCTTCGCTTCACTGTCATGGCCCGAGACCGGGGCCAGCCCCCCAAGACGGACAAGGCCACTGTCGTGCTGAACATCCGGGATGAAAATGACAACGTGCCCACCATCGACATCCGGAAAATCGGGCGCATCCCGCTCCGGGACGGGGTGGCAAGTGTGGCCGAGGATGTGCTGGTGGACACCCCCATTGCCTTGGTGCAGGTGTCAGACAGGGACCAAGGTGAAAACGGTGTGGTGACCTGCACCGTGGTGGGCGatgtgcccttccagctcaaaCCGGCCAGTGAGGGAGAAGGGGAGCCACAGAATAAGCGCAAGTATTTCCTCCACACCTCGGCCCCTCTGGATTATGAAGCCGTCCGTGACTACAACGTGGTGATTGTGGCTGTGGActcaggcagccccagcttgTCCAGCAACAACTCCTTGCTGGTGCGGGTGGGGGACACTAATGACAACCCTCCCATGttcagccaggctgtgctggaggtcTCCTTCCCAGAGAACAACTTGCCTGGTGAGAGGGTGGCCACAGTGGTTGCCACAGATGCGGACAGTGGCAAGAATGCCGAGATCACCTATTCCTTGGAGGCCTCACCCCTCTcctcagaggcaccaggcagCATCTTCAGCATTGACCCCGACTCTGGGGATGTGTcggtgcaggcagtgctggacCGTGAGCAAAGGGACACCTATGAATTTCAGGTGACGGCCCGGGACAAGGGggtgccatccctgcagggctccaCCACAGTGGTGGTGCGGGTGTCGGACCGCAATGACAACGAGCCACGCTTCATGCAGGATGTGTTCACCTTCTATGTGAAAGAAAACCTGCAGCCCAACAGCCCCGTGGGCATGGTGACTGTGATGGACTTTGATAAGGGCCGCAATGCTGAGCTCAGCCTCTCCATTCAGCCTGGAGACCACGAACAGGCAGCTGGAATCTTCTCCATTGAGAATGACACTGGGACCATTTTCTCCACTGTCTCTTTTGACCGCGAGCAGCAGACCAGCTACACCTTTAAGGTGAAGGCAGTGGATGGGGGTGAGCCACCACGGTCTGCCACAGCCACCGTGTCTCTCTTTGTGATGGATGAGAACGACAATGCACCCACTGTCACCTTCCCCAGCAACAGCTCCTACACTGTGCTGCCACCCTCCAGCAACATGCGCACCGTGGTGGCCACAGTGGTTGCCACTGATGCTGACACAGGTCTCAACGCTGACCTCAACTACAGCATTGTTGGGGGCAACCCCTTCAAACTCTTTGAAATAGACCCGGCCAGTGGTGTGGTGTCACTGGTGGGCAAGTTGGCCCCCAAGCACTATGGCCTGCACCGCCTGGTTGTGCAGGTGAATGACAGTGGGCAGCCCCCCCAGtccaccactgccctgctccATGTCTTTGTCAACGAGAGCCTGTCCAACGCCACCGTGGTGGAGAGCCAGGTGGCTCGCAGCCTTCACACCCCACTGGCCCAGGACATTGCTGGCGATCCCAGCTATGAGCTGAGCAAGCAGAGGCTTAGCATAGTCATTGGCGTGGTGGCTGGCATCATGACCGTCATCCTTCTTATCCTCGTGGTGGTCATGGCCCGCTACTGCCGATCCAAGGGCAAGCATGGCTACGAGGCTGGCAAGAAGGACCATGAGGATTTCTTCACCCCCCAGCAGCACGACAAGGCCAAGAAGCCCAAGAAGGACaagaaaggcaagaagggcaaGCAGCCCCTCTACAGCAGCATTGTTACTGTCGAGGCTTCCAAGCCCAATGGGCAGCGCTACGACAGCGTGAACGAGAAGCTCTCGGACAGCCCTGGCATGGGCCGATATCGCTCGGTCAATGGTGGCCCAGGCAGCCCTGACCTGGCCAGGCACTACAAGTCGAGCTCACCGCTGCCCACGGTCCAGCTGCACCCACAGTCCCCCACTGCTGGCAAAAAGCACCAGGCCGTGCAGGACCTGCCCCCAGCAAACACCTTCGTGGGCGCTGGCGACAACATCTCCATCGGCTCGGACCATTGCTCCGAGTACAGCTGCCAGGCCAGCAGCAAGTACAGCAAGCAG